Proteins encoded together in one Vulcanisaeta thermophila window:
- a CDS encoding signal recognition particle protein Srp54: protein MRPLIDAFSNLVARIRGLSYVDEATLKEIIREIQRILLRADVSADVVMSITKSIEERFEKEQPPRGISSKDYLIYLLYEELIKALGGEEAPNVDITKRPYKVMLIGVEGSGKTTSAAKLARFYMRRGFRVGLIETDVYRPGAYHQLRQLASSINALFYGEEDSRDPVAILRNGLEYMRRNKADLIIIDTAGRHRNEEELLKEARVIYEEAKPDEVMLVIDATVGKQAAAQTEAFMKYVPINSVFLTKMDSTSKAGGALTSVIKSGARIKFIGVGEGVDEIEVFDARRFVTRLLGMGDLETLVERIKAIEEEDKVMEEIEEGKLNLLTLKKHIDSMLKLGPLSKIMELLPTSMLPTQLRMLAMDEERLSNAQDMLRRWRYILDSMTKEELLNPEIINSSRIRRIAKGAGVSPKDVKDLLNYYQLMKRMVNEIKKSRRRLRFLGNLP, encoded by the coding sequence TTGAGGCCATTAATCGACGCATTCAGTAACCTAGTGGCTAGGATTAGGGGTCTTAGTTACGTTGATGAGGCGACCCTTAAGGAGATAATTAGGGAAATCCAGAGGATCCTTCTAAGGGCTGACGTGAGCGCCGACGTGGTCATGTCCATAACGAAATCCATAGAGGAGAGGTTCGAGAAGGAGCAACCACCCCGCGGCATATCCTCCAAGGACTACCTAATATACCTGCTCTACGAGGAGTTAATAAAGGCCTTGGGTGGTGAGGAGGCGCCCAACGTGGATATTACGAAGAGGCCTTATAAGGTAATGCTCATTGGGGTTGAGGGTAGTGGGAAAACCACGAGCGCCGCCAAGCTGGCCAGGTTTTACATGAGGAGGGGGTTCAGGGTTGGCTTGATAGAGACCGACGTGTACAGACCAGGTGCCTATCACCAACTGAGGCAGCTGGCCTCATCAATAAATGCCCTATTCTACGGTGAGGAGGACTCAAGGGACCCCGTAGCAATACTCAGGAATGGCCTTGAGTACATGCGTAGAAACAAGGCTGACCTGATAATAATAGATACCGCGGGTAGGCATAGGAATGAGGAGGAGTTGCTTAAGGAGGCCAGGGTAATTTATGAGGAGGCTAAGCCCGATGAGGTTATGCTCGTGATAGACGCCACCGTGGGTAAGCAGGCGGCGGCCCAAACGGAGGCGTTCATGAAGTACGTACCCATCAATAGCGTATTCCTAACAAAGATGGATAGTACATCAAAGGCCGGCGGCGCCTTGACTTCGGTGATAAAGAGTGGCGCCAGGATTAAGTTCATAGGTGTTGGCGAGGGTGTTGATGAGATTGAGGTCTTTGATGCCAGGAGGTTCGTGACCAGGTTACTGGGTATGGGTGATTTAGAGACTTTGGTGGAGAGGATCAAGGCCATTGAGGAGGAGGATAAGGTGATGGAGGAGATAGAGGAGGGCAAGCTAAACCTACTAACGCTTAAGAAGCACATAGACTCAATGCTTAAGCTTGGACCCCTCAGCAAAATCATGGAGCTACTACCCACGAGCATGCTACCCACGCAGTTAAGGATGCTGGCAATGGATGAGGAGAGACTGAGCAATGCGCAGGATATGTTGAGGAGGTGGCGCTACATACTTGATTCCATGACGAAGGAGGAGCTATTAAACCCAGAAATCATAAATTCCTCGAGGATTAGGAGGATAGCCAAGGGCGCCGGTGTATCGCCAAAGGACGTTAAGGACCTACTGAATTACTACCAATTAATGAAGAGAATGGTTAATGAGATCAAGAAATCCAGGAGGAGGCTCAGGTTCCTTGGCAACCTACCTTAA